GCAGCACTTCATATATTTCTCCTTGTACCTACAGGCAGAGGAAAAGAGATCGAGAACGAAGAGATTCCGGCTGATGAATACGAACGCATCCTTAACTGGTTCTATGATAAAGAGAAAACTTCAACGATACAGTTGAAAGCTACATGTGCCCCACACTATTTCAGAATAATGAAACAGCGCCAGAAAAGTGAGGACCTGGATCAGGTCAAAAGTCGAAAAGAAAAGCATCATGGATATGCAGCTATGACAAGGGGTTGTCTTGGAGGTACAGGATTTTGCTTTGTATCCAGTACCGGCGGCGTTTATACCTGTGGATATCTTCCTGAAATGGCTGGATCTATCAAAGAAAAAAGTTTTCAGGATATCTGGGAAAATTCAAAAATATTCAATGATCTTCGAGATCCGGATAACTTAAAAGGTAAGTGTGGGAGATGTGAATACAGATACATATGTAGTGGGTGCAGAGCGCGAGCATATGCTGCAACTGGAGATTATCTTGCAGAAGAGCCTTACTGTATATATGTGCCTGGAGGAAAGGAATAAAATGATCCCACTGGATGAAACTGATAAAGATATCCTGAATGCGATCCAGTTTGGTTTCCCCATGGATGTGAAGCCATTTGAAAAATTGGGAGAGCGGTTGGAAATTAAAGAAGAAGAGGTACTGAGGCGGATCAGAAGGCTGAATAAGGCCGGCGCGATCCGGCGTATCGGACCAATCATCAACACAAAGCAACTGGGCGGGGTAAGTACACTGGCTGCGGTCAGTGTGCCTGAAGCAAATATCGATAAAGCTGCAGAATATATAAACCAGTATCCTGAGGTATCACACAATTATCTTCGTCCGGACAAATACAATATATGGTTCACTGTATCTGCAGATGATGAAAACAGGCTTAATGAGATACTCGAAGATATTGAAAAAGAGACAGATTGTCCACTCATAAACCTTCCTACAGTACGATTGTTTAAAATTGGAGTAATGTTTAACATCAGGTGACTACATGAAAGATATATATATCCAGCTTCTCAGAATTACCCAGGATGGAATTCCATTTACTTCCAGACCCTTCAAAGATGCTGCAGCAGAACTGAACATCAGTGAAGAAGAAGTCGTTGATCTGATAAAGAAGATGCAGAGTGAAGGAATAATCCGAAGATTTGGAGCTTCAATAGGCCACCGTGTATTAGGAATAACTGCAAACGCAATGTGTACATGGAACGTGCCTGATGAAAGAGTGGAAGAGGTTGGCAAAATAATGGCTGGATTCAATGAGGTCACACACTGTTATGAGAGACCAAGATATCCTGATTGGCCCTACAATCTGTTTACAATGGTCCATTCCTATACAAAAGAGGACTGCATCAGGACAGCTGAAGATATATCAAAGGCAACAGGTATAGAAGATTACAAGCTTCTGTTCAGCGAAAAGGAATTCAAAAAGACCGGAATCCGGATTTAAAAACTATTCATACCCATTAAACTTGCGGGATTTAATTATATGAAAAATGAAAGAAAATTCGTTCCACTTATGATCGATCTAAGTAACAGGAACATTATAATCTTTGGCGGAGGAAAAGTAGGTGAGCGCAAAGCAGTCCTGTTTTCAGAATGTTCCAGAACCACAGTCATCAGTTCAGATTTTACAGATGTTTTGACTGAAATGGGTAAAAGGAACAAAGTAAATCTTATTGAGATGGAACTCAGCTACCTGCAGGATACAGAAATTAAAAAGTTGCTATCCTCTGCTTTTCTTGTAATTACTGCAACGAGTGACCATAAACTGAATTTGAGAATTGCAAATATTGCAAAGGGATTGGACATCCTTGTAAATGAAGTTGATGATGCAGGTGATGTTGTAGTACCATCGGTTATAAAACATGGAGAACTCATTATCGGAATATCCACATCTGGATCAAGTCCTGCAGTTTCAAAATATACCCGCCACCAAATCGAAAAACTGATAACCCCTGAATATGCTGATATGATCAGAATTCAACAAAGCATAAGAGAGTATCTAAAACAAAATGTTCCAGAGCAGATGAAAAGAAAGGATATTTTATGGCAGATACTTGAAAGCAGAGACATATGGACGCAGTTATCCGATTCCTATGAAAAAGCATATGATCAGGCCCTTAAAATAGCTGAGGATCATATTTCATCAGGAAAACATATCAATGAATAAGAAAAAAGCACGGAAATATAAATGAAACATTTTATCCCATCTGGAGGACTCCTGTGACAGAAATTGCAAGTATGGTCATAACACATGCAAAAGCCTGTGTGGAAGAAATGGAATGTGCATTGCATGATCATGACCTGGAGGATATACTGAAACATCTTCATTCACAGGAGCACATTGAAGAATGTGTCGTACTTAAAACATGCAACCGTGTTGAAATATATGTAGTATCTTCAGAGGGGATCAATGTTCTTGCACAGTTTGCAGAAGAGATGGGAATTCCCTCCAGGATTGTTGAATTTCATGAGCATGACGATTCACTTGATCATTTACTCAGGCTGGCATGTGGTCTGGAGTCAATGATCGTAGGAGAAGATCAGATACTTGGACAGATTAAGGAACTGTACCTGACTGCCAAAAAGGCTGGAGCTACGGGTCAAATCCTGGATACAGCATTCAGAAAAGCCACACAGGTTGGCAAAAGAGTACGAAATGAAACAAATATCAATAAAGGAGCCGTATCTATTGGATCCGCAGCAGTTGACCTTGCTGAAGAGATAATAGGTAATCTGAGGGGAAAAAGAATACTGGTTATTGGTGCCGGTGAAATGGGGACACTTGTAGCAAGGGCACTTACAAACAGGGAAATTGATGTAATATATATTGCCAACCGTACCTTCAAAAGGGCGCAGATCCTTGCAAGTGAGCTGGGTGGTATGGCAGTCCCTTATGATTACGTAAGAGATTGCATCAAATCTGCAGATGTTGTAATAAGTGCAACTGCGGCACCCCATTATGTTCTTACGAAAAATATCGTTGAGCAGGCCATGAAAGAGAGAGAACAGCCACTTCTTCTTATTGACATTGCAAATCCACGTGACATTGAAGATGATGTTGGAGATATCCCTAATGTAAATCTTCACAACATTGACAGTTTGCGGGTGATTAATGAAAAGAACATTCGCATGAGAATGGAAGAAGCAAAAAAGGCGGAAATTCTTATCAAACAGGAACGTGAACTGCTGGATATCCAGTACAAGCGCCAGAAAGCAGATGGAATTATTTCAAAATTGTATTCAGAACTGTACAGTGTTCGCGAAAATGAGAAGACACGTGCAATAAATCGTTTATCTGCATATCATACAATCGGTGAGATCGAGACAAGTGTAATTGATGATCTGACCCATGCCCTTGTAAATAAAATACTTGCAGAACCTACAAAGGTGTTGAGAGCAGCTGCCGAAAATGGTGACGATGAACTACTGGAATCGGTCTGTCGACTCTTTGATGTTGATACAGAAAATAAGTAGAAAGGATTGCTGATAATAATGTTTCCACAGGTCAGAATGAGAAGGCTTAGAAGTGCAAATATACAGAGAATGGTTTGTGAGACTACATTAAGTACGGATGATATAATTTATCCTATGTTTATTGATGAAAACATATCCACACCACAGAAGATACCATCAATGCCTGGTATTTATAGACTCCCGCCAAGCCAAGCTGCCAGTGATGCAAAGGAAGCTTCAGATCTTGGAATACCCGCAGTCATTCTTTTCGGGATACCTGAAAAAAAAGATGAAAAGGGATCATCTGCATGTGGAGATGATGATGTGGTCCAGAAAGCTGCCAGGGAGATCAAAAATGAACTGGGAAAGGATATGGCCATAATTACCGATGTTTGCCTTTGCGAATATACCACCCACGGACACTGCGGGGTTGTTAATTATGAATCCGAGGAGGTCCTGAACGATCCGACACTTGATATTCTGGGACAGGTTGCAGTCAGTCATGCAAAAGCAGGAGCTGACATGGTTGCACCTTCTGGTATGATGGACGGGATGATCAAAGCTATCAGATCCTCCCTTGACAGCAACAATTATTCGAATATACCCATAATGTCATATGCTGCAAAATATTCATCTACCTTTTACGGACCATTCCGGGACGCAGCTGATTCAGGATACTCCTTTGGGGACAGGTCAGGTTACCAGATGAATCCTGCAAATTCAAATGAGGCACTGAGGGAAGTTGAGCTGGATATAAAAGAAGGGGCGGATATTGTTATGGTAAAGCCGGCCCTCCCATATCTTGATATCCTTTACCGGATAAAGGACACTTTTAAAATACCAACCGCTGCCTACAATGTGAGTGGAGAGTATTCAATGCTCAAAGCTGCTGCACAGAACGGGTGGCTGGACGAAAGATCAGTTATGTATGAATCCCTTCTATCGATCAAAAGGGCAGGAGCTGATATGATCATTACCTACTTTGCAAAGGATATTGCACGTTTACTTAAATAAATTTCAATGGTCATCATATCAATTATAAATTAAGATATAACCATCTAATAGATGTAGCGGACAAATATAAGAGTTAGAACTAGATAACCATTCAAGGTGTTTTTTTATGAATCTGAAAAAATCCGAAGAACTATACCAGAAAGCAAAAGATGTACTTCCAGGCGGAGTAAGCAGTCCAGTAAGGGCAATAAAACCGTATCCGTTCTATAC
Above is a genomic segment from Methanosalsum zhilinae DSM 4017 containing:
- the ahbD gene encoding heme b synthase, whose translation is MIFMVQPPKLIAWEFTARCNLSCVHCRGASTASEVPGELTTEQSREFVDGIAAFGSPILILSGGEPLVRDDVYEIASYATDKGLRVVLATNGTLLDEQIVSRLIDSGIQRISVSIDGATADSHDKFRGQEGSFKKAIEGIDIIKRSGLEFQINTTITKRNISEIPFIFDFATDIGAAALHIFLLVPTGRGKEIENEEIPADEYERILNWFYDKEKTSTIQLKATCAPHYFRIMKQRQKSEDLDQVKSRKEKHHGYAAMTRGCLGGTGFCFVSSTGGVYTCGYLPEMAGSIKEKSFQDIWENSKIFNDLRDPDNLKGKCGRCEYRYICSGCRARAYAATGDYLAEEPYCIYVPGGKE
- the ahbA gene encoding siroheme decarboxylase subunit alpha, yielding MIPLDETDKDILNAIQFGFPMDVKPFEKLGERLEIKEEEVLRRIRRLNKAGAIRRIGPIINTKQLGGVSTLAAVSVPEANIDKAAEYINQYPEVSHNYLRPDKYNIWFTVSADDENRLNEILEDIEKETDCPLINLPTVRLFKIGVMFNIR
- the ahbB gene encoding siroheme decarboxylase subunit beta codes for the protein MKDIYIQLLRITQDGIPFTSRPFKDAAAELNISEEEVVDLIKKMQSEGIIRRFGASIGHRVLGITANAMCTWNVPDERVEEVGKIMAGFNEVTHCYERPRYPDWPYNLFTMVHSYTKEDCIRTAEDISKATGIEDYKLLFSEKEFKKTGIRI
- a CDS encoding precorrin-2 dehydrogenase/sirohydrochlorin ferrochelatase family protein, translating into MKNERKFVPLMIDLSNRNIIIFGGGKVGERKAVLFSECSRTTVISSDFTDVLTEMGKRNKVNLIEMELSYLQDTEIKKLLSSAFLVITATSDHKLNLRIANIAKGLDILVNEVDDAGDVVVPSVIKHGELIIGISTSGSSPAVSKYTRHQIEKLITPEYADMIRIQQSIREYLKQNVPEQMKRKDILWQILESRDIWTQLSDSYEKAYDQALKIAEDHISSGKHINE
- the hemA gene encoding glutamyl-tRNA reductase, encoding MTEIASMVITHAKACVEEMECALHDHDLEDILKHLHSQEHIEECVVLKTCNRVEIYVVSSEGINVLAQFAEEMGIPSRIVEFHEHDDSLDHLLRLACGLESMIVGEDQILGQIKELYLTAKKAGATGQILDTAFRKATQVGKRVRNETNINKGAVSIGSAAVDLAEEIIGNLRGKRILVIGAGEMGTLVARALTNREIDVIYIANRTFKRAQILASELGGMAVPYDYVRDCIKSADVVISATAAPHYVLTKNIVEQAMKEREQPLLLIDIANPRDIEDDVGDIPNVNLHNIDSLRVINEKNIRMRMEEAKKAEILIKQERELLDIQYKRQKADGIISKLYSELYSVRENEKTRAINRLSAYHTIGEIETSVIDDLTHALVNKILAEPTKVLRAAAENGDDELLESVCRLFDVDTENK
- the hemB gene encoding porphobilinogen synthase is translated as MFPQVRMRRLRSANIQRMVCETTLSTDDIIYPMFIDENISTPQKIPSMPGIYRLPPSQAASDAKEASDLGIPAVILFGIPEKKDEKGSSACGDDDVVQKAAREIKNELGKDMAIITDVCLCEYTTHGHCGVVNYESEEVLNDPTLDILGQVAVSHAKAGADMVAPSGMMDGMIKAIRSSLDSNNYSNIPIMSYAAKYSSTFYGPFRDAADSGYSFGDRSGYQMNPANSNEALREVELDIKEGADIVMVKPALPYLDILYRIKDTFKIPTAAYNVSGEYSMLKAAAQNGWLDERSVMYESLLSIKRAGADMIITYFAKDIARLLK